One region of Pseudomonas alvandae genomic DNA includes:
- a CDS encoding FAD-dependent oxidoreductase, with the protein MAERLNNDFQFIDVGRKDPKKKLLRQRKKEFVEIYEPFKPQQSADQAHRCLGCGNPYCEWKCPVHNFIPNWLKLVAEGNILQAAELSHQTNTLPEVCGRVCPQDRLCEGACTLNDGFGAVTIGSVEKYITDTAFAMGWRPDMSKVKPTGKRVAIIGAGPAGLGCADVLVRGGVTPVVFDKNPEIGGLLTFGIPEFKLEKTVLSNRREVFTGMGIEFRLNTEVGRDVTMEQLLEEYDAVFMGMGTYTYMKGGFAGEDLPGVYDALDFLIANVNRNLGFEKSPEDFVDMKGKKVVVLGGGDTAMDCNRTSIRQGAKSVTCAYRRDEANMPGSRKEVKNAKEEGVKFLYNRQPIAIVGEDKVEGVKVVETRLGEPDARGRRSPEPIPGSEEIIPADAVVIAFGFRPSPAPWFEQFSIQTDSQGRVVAPEQGQYKHQTSNPKIFAGGDMVRGSDLVVTAIFEGRNAAEGILDYLQV; encoded by the coding sequence ATGGCTGAACGTCTGAATAACGACTTCCAGTTCATCGATGTCGGGCGCAAGGATCCGAAGAAGAAACTGTTGCGTCAACGCAAGAAAGAGTTCGTGGAAATCTACGAGCCTTTCAAACCCCAGCAATCGGCCGACCAGGCCCACCGCTGCCTGGGTTGCGGTAACCCGTATTGCGAATGGAAGTGCCCGGTTCACAACTTCATTCCCAACTGGCTGAAGCTGGTGGCCGAGGGCAACATCCTCCAGGCCGCCGAGCTGTCCCACCAGACCAACACCCTGCCGGAAGTCTGCGGCCGGGTGTGTCCGCAGGATCGCCTGTGTGAAGGTGCTTGCACCCTCAACGACGGTTTCGGCGCGGTCACGATTGGTTCGGTGGAGAAATACATCACCGACACCGCGTTCGCCATGGGCTGGCGCCCGGACATGTCCAAGGTCAAGCCGACCGGCAAGCGCGTGGCGATCATCGGCGCGGGCCCGGCGGGTCTCGGTTGTGCCGATGTGCTGGTGCGTGGTGGCGTCACTCCGGTGGTGTTCGACAAGAACCCGGAAATCGGTGGCCTGCTGACCTTTGGCATCCCCGAGTTCAAGCTGGAAAAGACCGTGCTGAGCAATCGTCGCGAAGTCTTCACCGGCATGGGCATCGAGTTCCGCCTGAACACCGAGGTGGGCAGGGACGTGACCATGGAGCAACTGCTCGAAGAGTACGATGCGGTCTTCATGGGCATGGGCACCTACACCTACATGAAGGGCGGCTTTGCCGGTGAGGACCTGCCGGGCGTCTACGACGCGCTGGACTTCCTGATCGCCAACGTCAACCGCAACCTGGGCTTTGAAAAGTCGCCGGAAGATTTCGTCGACATGAAAGGCAAGAAGGTCGTAGTACTCGGCGGTGGCGACACGGCGATGGACTGCAACCGCACGTCGATTCGCCAGGGCGCCAAGTCGGTGACCTGCGCCTACCGTCGTGACGAAGCGAACATGCCCGGCTCGCGCAAAGAGGTGAAGAACGCCAAGGAAGAAGGCGTGAAGTTCCTCTACAACCGCCAGCCGATCGCCATCGTCGGTGAAGACAAGGTCGAAGGCGTGAAGGTGGTCGAGACCCGTCTCGGCGAGCCGGACGCCCGTGGTCGCCGCAGCCCTGAGCCGATCCCCGGCTCCGAAGAGATCATCCCGGCCGACGCCGTGGTCATCGCCTTCGGCTTCCGTCCGAGCCCGGCGCCGTGGTTCGAGCAGTTCAGCATCCAGACTGACAGCCAGGGCCGCGTCGTCGCCCCGGAACAAGGCCAGTACAAGCACCAGACCAGCAACCCGAAGATCTTCGCCGGCGGCGACATGGTCCGGGGTTCCGACCTGGTGGTGACAGCGATCTTCGAAGGCCGCAATGCGGCGGAAGGGATCCTGGATTACCTGCAAGTCTGA
- the hemE gene encoding uroporphyrinogen decarboxylase, whose translation MTALKNDRFLRALLKQPVDVTPVWMMRQAGRYLPEYRASRAKAGDFMSLCMNPQFACEVTMQPLDRYPQLDAAILFSDILTIPDAMGQGLYFETGEGPRFKKVVSTLADIEALPIPDPQKDLGYVMDAVSTIRRELNGRVPLIGFSGSPWTLATYMVEGGSSKDFRKTKAMLYDNPQAMHLLLDKLAQSVTSYLNGQIMAGAQAVQIFDTWGGNLSAAAYQEFSLAYMRKIVSGLIREHEGRKVPVILFTKNGGLWLESIADAGADALGLDWTCDIGNARERVGHKVALQGNMDPTVLYAKPEAIRAEVGRILASYGKGTGHVFNLGHGITPEVDPEHAGAFLRAVHELSAQYHD comes from the coding sequence ATGACTGCCCTGAAGAACGACCGTTTCCTTCGCGCCCTGCTCAAGCAACCTGTAGACGTCACCCCCGTGTGGATGATGCGCCAGGCCGGTCGCTATCTGCCGGAATACCGCGCCAGCCGCGCCAAGGCCGGTGACTTCATGAGCCTGTGCATGAACCCGCAGTTCGCCTGCGAAGTCACGATGCAGCCGCTGGACCGCTATCCTCAACTGGACGCGGCGATCCTGTTCTCCGACATCCTCACCATTCCCGACGCCATGGGCCAAGGCCTGTACTTCGAGACCGGCGAAGGCCCGCGTTTCAAGAAAGTGGTCAGCACCCTGGCCGACATCGAAGCGCTGCCGATTCCCGATCCGCAGAAGGACCTGGGCTATGTCATGGACGCGGTCAGCACCATTCGCCGTGAATTGAACGGTCGCGTTCCGTTGATCGGTTTTTCCGGCAGCCCGTGGACACTCGCGACTTACATGGTCGAAGGCGGCTCGTCCAAGGACTTCCGCAAGACCAAGGCGATGCTCTACGACAATCCGCAAGCCATGCACCTGCTGCTGGACAAGCTGGCGCAGTCGGTCACGTCCTACCTCAACGGCCAGATCATGGCCGGTGCGCAAGCGGTGCAGATCTTTGATACCTGGGGCGGCAACCTGTCGGCGGCGGCGTATCAGGAATTCTCCCTGGCCTACATGCGCAAGATCGTCAGCGGCCTGATCCGCGAACACGAAGGTCGTAAAGTGCCGGTGATCCTGTTCACCAAGAACGGTGGGCTGTGGCTGGAAAGCATCGCCGATGCCGGTGCCGACGCCCTGGGCCTGGACTGGACCTGCGACATCGGCAACGCTCGCGAGCGCGTCGGCCACAAGGTTGCGTTGCAAGGCAACATGGACCCAACGGTGCTCTACGCCAAGCCTGAAGCGATCCGTGCTGAAGTCGGGCGTATCCTGGCCAGTTACGGCAAGGGCACCGGCCATGTGTTCAACCTTGGCCATGGCATCACGCCGGAAGTCGATCCGGAACACGCCGGCGCTTTCCTGCGAGCGGTGCATGAATTGTCGGCGCAGTACCACGATTGA
- a CDS encoding MFS transporter: MPPRAQDDVVAELKDIYIEKGTPMFMRTVLALFCGGFATFALLYCVQPMMPLLSHEFSINAAQSSLILSVATGLLAVGLLITGPISDRIGRKSVMVAALFAASVCTIASAMMPTWHGVLLLRALVGLSLSGLAAVAMTYLSEEIHPKHIGLAMGLYIAGNAIGGMSGRLITGVLIDFVSWHTAMLVIGGLSLIAAAVFWRILPESRNFRPRSLHPRSLLDGFIMHFRDAGLPLLFLEAFVLMGAFVTLFNYIGYRLLAAPYQLDQAFVGLLSVVYLSGIYSSAKVGAMADKLGRRKMLWATIALMLAGLVLTLFTPLWLVIIGMLIFTFGFFGAHSVASSWIGRRALKAKGQASSLYLFSYYAGSSVAGTAGGVAWHLGGWNGTGLFIGSLLIIALLIALKLAKLPPLGEIKA; this comes from the coding sequence ATCCCTCCCCGTGCGCAGGATGATGTCGTCGCCGAATTGAAGGACATCTACATCGAGAAGGGCACGCCGATGTTCATGCGCACGGTGCTGGCGCTGTTCTGCGGTGGCTTTGCGACGTTTGCCCTGCTCTATTGCGTGCAACCGATGATGCCGTTGTTGTCCCACGAGTTTTCCATCAACGCCGCGCAAAGCAGCCTGATCCTGTCGGTGGCGACCGGCCTGCTCGCCGTCGGCTTGTTGATCACCGGTCCGATTTCCGACCGCATCGGCCGCAAGTCGGTGATGGTCGCGGCGCTGTTCGCTGCGTCGGTGTGCACGATTGCCAGCGCGATGATGCCGACCTGGCACGGCGTGTTGCTGTTGCGCGCCTTGGTCGGGCTGTCGTTGAGCGGTTTGGCGGCGGTCGCGATGACGTATCTGAGCGAAGAAATCCATCCCAAGCACATTGGCCTGGCGATGGGGCTGTATATCGCCGGCAACGCCATCGGCGGCATGAGCGGGCGCCTGATCACCGGGGTGTTGATCGACTTTGTCAGCTGGCACACCGCGATGCTGGTGATAGGCGGCCTGTCGCTGATCGCGGCAGCGGTGTTCTGGCGGATCCTCCCCGAGTCGCGCAATTTCCGTCCCCGGTCGCTGCATCCGCGCAGCTTGCTGGACGGGTTCATCATGCACTTTCGCGACGCTGGGTTGCCGCTGTTGTTTCTTGAAGCCTTCGTGCTGATGGGCGCGTTCGTGACGCTGTTCAATTACATCGGCTACCGCCTGCTGGCCGCGCCTTATCAGCTGGATCAGGCATTTGTCGGGCTTTTATCAGTCGTCTATCTGTCGGGCATCTACAGTTCGGCGAAAGTCGGCGCCATGGCCGACAAGCTCGGGCGCCGGAAAATGCTTTGGGCGACCATCGCGCTGATGTTGGCGGGCCTTGTCCTGACCCTGTTCACGCCGCTCTGGCTGGTGATCATCGGCATGTTGATATTCACCTTCGGTTTCTTCGGCGCACACTCGGTCGCCAGCAGCTGGATTGGCCGGCGTGCGCTCAAGGCAAAGGGACAGGCTTCGTCGTTGTACTTGTTCAGCTATTACGCCGGCTCGAGTGTCGCCGGTACGGCGGGGGGCGTGGCGTGGCACTTGGGTGGTTGGAACGGAACCGGGCTGTTCATCGGCTCGCTGCTGATCATCGCCCTATTGATCGCGCTGAAGCTGGCCAAGTTGCCACCGCTGGGCGAGATAAAAGCCTGA
- a CDS encoding LysR family transcriptional regulator — MELRHLRYFIAVAEELHFGRAALALGISQPPLSQQIQALEQEIGARLFDRTNRRVELSEAGRLFLEEARRVLAQVDKAADVARRAQLGELGELKIGFTSSAPFNSTIPQAIFTFRQRFPAVHLNLREMSSTQVADALMDEVIEVGIMRPLPLPDSLVEIELSREPLVAVLSAKHPLAQGNEDGLFLAALAQEPFVFFPRSYGSGLYAQLLNLARDAGFNPHFAQEAGEAMTIIGLVAAGLGVSVLPASYQRMRIDGVVYRPLLDPAAVSAVWLVQRKDQRSPMAAAFVALLTDGDQGVTCASQGC; from the coding sequence ATGGAACTGCGGCATCTGCGCTACTTCATCGCCGTCGCCGAAGAACTGCACTTCGGCCGCGCCGCACTCGCCCTGGGCATTTCCCAGCCGCCTTTGAGCCAGCAGATCCAGGCGCTGGAGCAAGAGATTGGCGCACGGCTGTTCGATCGCACCAATCGTCGGGTCGAACTGAGTGAGGCCGGGCGGCTTTTCCTGGAAGAGGCGCGGCGGGTATTGGCCCAGGTCGACAAGGCCGCCGATGTGGCCCGCCGTGCTCAGTTGGGGGAACTGGGCGAGCTGAAGATCGGCTTTACCTCCTCGGCGCCTTTCAACTCCACTATCCCCCAAGCGATTTTTACCTTTCGCCAACGCTTCCCCGCCGTGCACCTGAACCTGCGGGAAATGAGCAGCACCCAAGTGGCCGACGCGTTGATGGACGAAGTGATCGAGGTGGGCATCATGCGACCGTTGCCGTTGCCCGATTCACTGGTCGAAATCGAACTCAGCCGCGAACCGCTGGTGGCCGTGCTCAGCGCCAAGCATCCGCTGGCCCAGGGCAACGAAGACGGCCTGTTCCTTGCCGCGCTGGCCCAGGAGCCGTTCGTGTTCTTTCCGCGAAGCTACGGCAGCGGCCTCTACGCGCAACTCCTGAACCTGGCCCGCGACGCCGGCTTCAACCCGCACTTCGCCCAGGAAGCGGGAGAGGCCATGACCATCATCGGCCTGGTGGCAGCGGGGCTGGGCGTCTCGGTGTTGCCGGCGTCTTATCAGCGCATGCGTATCGATGGGGTGGTCTATCGACCGCTGCTCGACCCGGCGGCGGTATCGGCGGTGTGGCTGGTACAGCGCAAGGATCAGCGTTCGCCGATGGCGGCAGCGTTTGTGGCGTTGTTGACCGATGGTGATCAAGGCGTTACTTGCGCTTCCCAAGGCTGTTGA
- a CDS encoding type II toxin-antitoxin system RelE/ParE family toxin produces MTEIIRSSTFSGWLSKLADSRARMRIQVRVDRMADGNLGDVKALGEGLSEARIDYGPGYRIYFMQQGRQLIILLCGGDKSSQARDIKQARLIAKSWQEQNP; encoded by the coding sequence ATGACGGAGATCATTCGAAGCTCTACCTTTTCCGGCTGGCTCTCGAAGCTGGCTGATAGCCGTGCCAGGATGCGTATTCAGGTTCGAGTCGATCGTATGGCCGATGGGAATCTGGGTGACGTCAAAGCTTTAGGAGAAGGGTTGAGTGAGGCCCGTATCGATTACGGTCCGGGCTATCGAATTTATTTCATGCAGCAAGGCCGACAATTGATCATCCTTCTGTGTGGTGGTGACAAAAGCAGTCAAGCACGTGATATCAAGCAAGCCAGGCTGATCGCAAAATCCTGGCAGGAGCAAAACCCATGA
- a CDS encoding addiction module antidote protein: MTEQFTRWDSAEYLKTEEDMANYLDACMDEAGDDPAFIAKALGTIARARGMTQVARDAGLSRENLYRALSGEGNPEFGTILKVVKALGLKLHAST, encoded by the coding sequence ATGACCGAACAATTCACTCGCTGGGACTCTGCCGAGTACCTCAAGACCGAAGAGGACATGGCGAACTATTTGGATGCATGCATGGACGAGGCAGGAGATGACCCCGCATTCATTGCTAAAGCCCTAGGGACCATTGCACGAGCTCGTGGGATGACCCAGGTGGCCCGTGACGCGGGCCTCTCTCGGGAAAACCTTTATCGCGCCTTGTCAGGGGAAGGAAACCCTGAGTTCGGTACTATTTTGAAAGTTGTTAAAGCGTTGGGGCTGAAACTGCATGCCAGTACCTAA
- a CDS encoding alpha/beta fold hydrolase: protein MDEKLINTIAWSGRAAMSSKHATASSAEPNSVVVDGATFTHAYVSVNGIRLHYLMGGDGTRPILLMHGFPGSWRSWEPLMGALVHAGFTPLVPDYRGAGETDISVGGYDKKSMAHDLHELATLLNIKQVDIIGHDMGLIIAYAYGALYPDETGHIVLMDGFIPGIPGWESAYNGDPAAGIASKWHFRFFGKTAIGMIKGHEKTYLDMFFDDFVFEGNDKVPDEVRQALVDDYSRPGRMEAAFKLYAAWVENDANDNLEFAKNKLTIPLLTIGGDHSRGKTLAEQALHIATQPHPLTLINTGHWVLEEQTQATRDAILAFLMIKNDG, encoded by the coding sequence ATGGATGAAAAATTGATCAACACAATAGCCTGGTCGGGCCGCGCAGCCATGTCTTCCAAACACGCAACAGCGTCTTCGGCGGAACCAAACAGCGTCGTTGTCGACGGCGCGACATTTACCCACGCCTATGTGTCCGTGAACGGTATTCGCCTCCACTACCTCATGGGCGGTGATGGGACGCGCCCGATATTGTTGATGCATGGGTTCCCGGGCAGTTGGCGAAGCTGGGAGCCGTTGATGGGCGCATTGGTGCATGCCGGTTTTACCCCCCTCGTTCCTGATTATCGCGGCGCTGGCGAAACGGATATTTCAGTTGGTGGCTACGACAAAAAAAGCATGGCCCATGATCTGCACGAACTTGCCACCCTCTTGAACATCAAGCAGGTCGATATCATTGGTCATGACATGGGTTTGATCATTGCCTACGCCTACGGGGCGCTTTATCCGGATGAAACCGGGCACATCGTATTAATGGATGGGTTTATTCCGGGCATTCCTGGATGGGAATCTGCCTATAACGGGGATCCCGCAGCCGGCATTGCCAGCAAATGGCATTTTCGCTTCTTTGGCAAAACGGCCATTGGCATGATCAAAGGGCACGAAAAAACCTACCTGGATATGTTTTTTGATGACTTTGTATTCGAGGGCAACGATAAAGTGCCCGATGAAGTGCGACAGGCACTGGTAGACGACTACTCCCGGCCCGGCCGCATGGAAGCAGCATTCAAGCTTTATGCAGCCTGGGTAGAAAATGACGCGAATGACAACCTGGAGTTTGCCAAGAATAAACTGACGATTCCGCTGCTCACCATCGGCGGGGACCATTCAAGAGGAAAAACCCTGGCCGAGCAGGCCCTGCACATCGCAACGCAACCGCACCCATTGACATTGATCAATACCGGCCATTGGGTACTGGAGGAACAAACGCAGGCGACACGTGACGCAATCCTGGCATTTCTGATGATAAAAAATGACGGGTAA
- a CDS encoding helix-turn-helix transcriptional regulator — MYKKEKAEILKNNVKYLIKSRGETQISLCNSSGLTRTTIYNILEGRVVNVQQTTIRKISDFFGVSYKEIESVDFEEREIIESSVSLHGNMNPAAVPVIKESQILHCLNKKIGELVTVYPLTYYFGSASNLIGVLLENNIEGAYESGDLLVVRKGDLSSAAEKLIWKQSTKQFQIVTGYLSSSDATLVIGEVVEERFNGR; from the coding sequence ATGTACAAAAAAGAAAAAGCGGAGATACTGAAGAATAACGTTAAGTATCTGATAAAGAGTCGTGGGGAGACGCAGATTTCTTTGTGCAATTCGAGCGGATTGACCCGAACCACGATCTATAACATCTTGGAAGGGAGGGTTGTGAATGTACAGCAAACCACTATTAGAAAAATTTCAGATTTTTTTGGCGTATCGTATAAAGAGATCGAGTCTGTAGATTTTGAAGAGCGAGAGATAATCGAGAGCAGCGTTTCGCTGCATGGAAACATGAATCCCGCAGCAGTCCCTGTAATAAAGGAAAGTCAGATACTTCATTGTCTCAATAAGAAAATCGGGGAGTTGGTAACAGTGTATCCATTGACTTATTATTTCGGTTCGGCCAGTAATTTGATCGGAGTACTTTTGGAGAATAATATTGAAGGTGCATATGAGTCAGGTGATTTGTTGGTCGTGAGAAAAGGTGACTTAAGCAGCGCAGCAGAAAAATTGATCTGGAAGCAGTCAACAAAACAGTTTCAGATTGTCACTGGATATTTATCTAGCTCTGACGCAACTCTGGTCATTGGAGAGGTGGTTGAGGAACGGTTTAATGGTCGATAA
- a CDS encoding queuosine precursor transporter yields the protein MVDNREAENSKYKLVGFENSKNLAIVMVISTGRVIKLKLAKLVKSEIMDDLTKAEVREIYRKFYSGGATLSAYEMGDRHERSWLVYLALSFMLFALYVLANISAAKLIYIEQFDVVITLGIFLYPLTFLVVDILNEYYGLRLAKKSIWFVCVGNVFILVALSVTSWFPGLSSWQLDSSYERVVAHVSSVLLASSVSFVISEYVNSYLLSKIKKLTSSRYLFLRVLLSTCFAVVIDSFLFCFIAFYGSLTNDEILKIVYVQIAIKMCFAVFNVFPAYAARSLFKRYVVEAQPA from the coding sequence ATGGTCGATAATCGTGAGGCTGAGAATAGTAAGTACAAGCTTGTAGGCTTTGAAAATAGTAAAAATTTAGCCATCGTAATGGTGATTTCCACCGGTAGGGTAATAAAGCTCAAACTGGCGAAGCTTGTAAAAAGCGAAATTATGGATGATTTGACCAAGGCAGAAGTAAGAGAGATTTATAGAAAGTTTTACTCAGGTGGCGCCACATTGTCCGCTTATGAGATGGGCGATCGTCATGAGCGGTCATGGTTGGTCTACTTGGCTCTGAGCTTTATGCTGTTTGCGTTATATGTGCTTGCCAATATTTCTGCAGCGAAGCTTATATACATAGAGCAGTTCGATGTTGTAATCACGCTTGGCATTTTCTTGTATCCTTTGACCTTCCTTGTCGTTGATATACTAAATGAATATTATGGTCTCAGGCTGGCTAAGAAATCCATATGGTTTGTGTGTGTAGGTAACGTATTCATATTGGTGGCATTAAGTGTGACCAGCTGGTTTCCCGGCCTATCAAGCTGGCAGCTTGACTCATCCTATGAAAGGGTTGTGGCACATGTGTCGTCGGTTTTGCTGGCCTCGTCTGTTTCTTTTGTCATTTCAGAGTATGTAAATTCATATTTGCTTAGCAAAATAAAAAAGCTTACAAGTTCAAGATATTTGTTTTTGCGAGTGCTGCTCAGTACCTGTTTTGCGGTTGTTATAGATAGCTTTCTTTTTTGCTTCATCGCGTTTTACGGGTCATTGACCAATGACGAAATACTGAAAATAGTCTACGTGCAAATAGCCATAAAAATGTGCTTTGCTGTTTTTAATGTATTCCCGGCTTATGCTGCCAGATCGCTATTCAAAAGGTACGTTGTCGAGGCTCAACCTGCTTAA
- the queC gene encoding 7-cyano-7-deazaguanine synthase QueC encodes MTKKAVIVFSGGQDSTTCLIHALPQYDEIHCITFDYGQRHRAEIEVAKDLAKHFGVTAHKVLDTTLLNELAVSSLTRDNIPVPSANSSKDGPPNTFVPGRNILFLTLASIYAYQVGAEAVITGVCETDFSGYPDCRDSFVKAMNIAIETGMDYKLRIETPLMWLNKAETWALADYYDQLELVMNRTLTCYNGVVGSGCGGCDACSLRAGGLKAFTENRERVINALTNKINQKNL; translated from the coding sequence GTGACCAAGAAAGCCGTGATCGTATTCAGCGGTGGTCAGGATTCCACCACCTGCCTGATCCACGCATTACCCCAGTACGACGAAATCCACTGCATTACTTTCGATTACGGCCAACGCCATCGCGCCGAGATTGAAGTGGCGAAGGACCTCGCCAAGCATTTTGGCGTGACGGCCCATAAGGTCCTGGACACCACGTTATTGAACGAGCTGGCGGTCAGTAGCCTGACTCGGGACAACATTCCGGTTCCGTCGGCGAACAGCAGCAAGGACGGCCCGCCTAATACATTCGTGCCGGGTCGCAATATCCTGTTTCTGACGTTGGCGTCGATCTATGCCTATCAGGTGGGTGCTGAAGCGGTGATCACCGGTGTGTGCGAGACGGATTTTTCAGGGTATCCGGATTGTCGGGACAGTTTTGTCAAAGCCATGAACATCGCGATTGAAACCGGCATGGATTACAAACTGCGCATCGAGACACCGTTGATGTGGCTGAATAAAGCAGAGACTTGGGCCTTGGCGGATTATTACGACCAGCTGGAGTTGGTGATGAACCGTACGCTGACTTGTTATAACGGGGTTGTGGGCAGTGGATGTGGGGGATGTGATGCTTGCAGTCTTCGTGCAGGGGGGCTGAAGGCTTTTACTGAAAATAGAGAAAGGGTTATCAACGCGTTAACAAATAAAATAAACCAAAAAAATCTCTAA
- a CDS encoding DMT family transporter: protein MKTPLMLNKGSERSGVKVTLAATFVIVCWAYSPIGIRIGLQAYEPGHLALIRFLIASTFMAVLASVKGIGLPRVKDLPLLALLGFFAVSLHHIALNYGQRGVSAGAASVLAQSTPLFSALLAHFAFKNSVNAWQWMCVLLGLAGAAVVVMEDLGLGQINAHGLLILLAALSWSLYFALQKRHCHRYDGLTMVCYTVWSGTALLFVFAPGLLDEARQAPTSVNLAVLMLGIFPSALAYLAWAYVLAHSDVSRASMALYLTPPTAMLMASMILAERPSAMVIVGAATVLTSVLALNLDPTRLQAKLGKRNT from the coding sequence ATGAAGACGCCGCTGATGCTCAACAAAGGTTCGGAACGATCGGGCGTAAAGGTGACCCTGGCAGCAACGTTCGTCATTGTGTGCTGGGCCTATTCCCCGATTGGCATTCGCATCGGTCTCCAGGCCTACGAACCCGGCCACCTGGCCTTGATTAGATTTCTCATCGCCTCGACGTTTATGGCCGTATTGGCCTCGGTCAAGGGCATCGGCCTGCCTCGAGTGAAGGACCTGCCATTGCTCGCCCTGCTGGGTTTTTTCGCCGTCAGCCTGCATCACATCGCCCTCAACTACGGGCAGCGAGGTGTCAGCGCTGGCGCCGCCAGTGTCCTGGCCCAATCCACACCATTGTTCAGTGCGCTACTGGCGCATTTCGCCTTCAAGAACAGCGTCAATGCGTGGCAGTGGATGTGCGTGCTGTTGGGGTTGGCGGGTGCTGCCGTAGTGGTCATGGAAGATCTTGGTTTGGGTCAGATAAACGCTCATGGGCTGCTGATCCTCCTGGCAGCATTATCCTGGAGCTTGTATTTCGCCCTGCAAAAACGCCATTGCCATCGTTACGACGGCTTGACCATGGTCTGTTACACCGTCTGGTCGGGCACCGCCCTGTTATTCGTATTCGCGCCTGGGCTGCTGGACGAGGCAAGACAAGCCCCCACTTCGGTGAATTTGGCCGTGCTGATGCTGGGCATCTTTCCCAGCGCGCTGGCGTACCTTGCCTGGGCCTACGTCCTGGCACACAGCGACGTGAGCCGAGCCTCCATGGCGCTTTACCTGACCCCTCCGACCGCCATGCTGATGGCCTCGATGATCCTCGCCGAACGTCCGTCGGCAATGGTCATCGTCGGGGCGGCCACCGTGCTGACCAGCGTCCTTGCACTCAACCTTGACCCTACGAGGCTGCAAGCAAAACTCGGAAAGCGGAACACCTAA
- a CDS encoding LysR family transcriptional regulator, translating to MELSQLRMVKAVCDTGSIARAAETLHCVPSNVTARLKSLERELGTSLFFRDGRGVRVSPAGQIFLEYATRILSLTEEARRAIAPSNAPSGPLRIGAIESSATGRLPQLLAKYHAQYPQVSLELSTGTWAQLLEDIRQHRLDAAIVAVDVERPGLKRAVMYREDLVLIAADSLGPLRSAADLQGQAIFMWPVGCPYRLALEQWLLRHGQVQPIISIASYGAIVGCVSAGAGVSLVPRGIYEQYRQGAGWTGYEFPELAGVDNLFYWHENAGRHPAREAFLAMLEREFEGGVVS from the coding sequence ATGGAACTGTCCCAACTGCGCATGGTGAAAGCGGTCTGCGACACCGGCAGCATTGCGCGTGCCGCTGAAACGCTGCACTGCGTTCCGTCCAATGTCACCGCCCGCCTCAAGTCGCTGGAGCGAGAGCTGGGCACGTCGTTGTTTTTCCGCGACGGACGTGGGGTGCGAGTCAGCCCGGCGGGACAGATATTCCTGGAATATGCGACGAGAATCCTCAGCCTGACGGAAGAGGCTCGCCGCGCAATCGCACCCTCCAACGCTCCCAGTGGACCGTTGCGTATTGGGGCGATCGAGTCCAGCGCCACCGGGCGCCTGCCCCAGTTGTTGGCTAAATATCACGCGCAGTACCCGCAGGTGTCGCTGGAACTGAGCACGGGGACCTGGGCTCAGTTGCTGGAGGATATCCGGCAGCACCGGCTCGACGCTGCGATTGTCGCGGTTGACGTGGAGCGGCCCGGGCTGAAGCGAGCGGTGATGTACCGTGAGGATCTGGTGCTCATTGCAGCCGATTCCCTTGGCCCGCTGCGCAGTGCGGCGGATTTGCAAGGCCAGGCGATTTTCATGTGGCCTGTCGGCTGTCCGTACCGCCTGGCACTGGAGCAGTGGTTGCTGCGCCACGGTCAGGTTCAGCCGATCATCAGTATCGCCAGCTATGGCGCTATCGTTGGCTGTGTCAGCGCTGGGGCGGGTGTTTCGCTGGTTCCCAGGGGGATCTATGAGCAGTATCGCCAGGGGGCGGGTTGGACGGGGTACGAATTTCCGGAATTGGCAGGGGTAGACAATCTGTTTTATTGGCATGAAAACGCGGGTCGGCATCCTGCCAGGGAGGCGTTTTTGGCGATGTTGGAGAGGGAGTTTGAAGGGGGTGTGGTTAGCTAG